From one Bradyrhizobium sp. Ash2021 genomic stretch:
- a CDS encoding acyl-CoA dehydrogenase — translation MNFDDTPQEAEFRTTARKWVDANAPKEFKAELSKSSLGRIRLAKHDMVEVGKAWQKKKAEGGWACLHWPKEYGGRGATPIEKVIWQQEEGVYGKLTQPFQIGEGMCGPTVMAFGSEEAKRRYLPKLASGEEIWCQLFSEPAGGSDVAGLRTRAEKKDDNWIVNGQKIWTSGAHYSDYGLLITRTDPNVPKHKGLTMFFLDMKSKGVEVRPIKQANGMQEFNEVYFTDVVIPDHQRLGAVGDGWNVSLTTLMNERMSIGSRLATGFPEMFEFCSNLMTDDGLAIDDPATRSKLASWAVKASGLKYTSYRAISALSKGERPGPENSIGKLVSGMMLQDIATYAMDLQGAAGALTGDAEEEARGQFQQMLLSSPSMRIAGGTDEILRNIIAERVLGLPGDIRVDKDVPFNKIPTKGRG, via the coding sequence ATGAATTTCGATGACACCCCGCAGGAAGCCGAATTCCGCACGACAGCACGCAAATGGGTCGACGCCAACGCGCCGAAGGAGTTCAAGGCGGAACTGTCAAAGTCCTCGCTGGGCCGCATCCGGCTCGCGAAGCATGACATGGTCGAGGTCGGCAAGGCCTGGCAAAAGAAGAAGGCCGAAGGCGGCTGGGCCTGCCTGCACTGGCCGAAGGAATATGGCGGCCGCGGCGCCACGCCGATCGAGAAGGTGATCTGGCAGCAGGAGGAGGGCGTCTACGGCAAGCTGACACAGCCGTTCCAGATCGGCGAAGGCATGTGCGGCCCGACCGTGATGGCGTTTGGCAGCGAAGAGGCAAAACGGCGGTACCTGCCGAAACTCGCGTCCGGTGAGGAAATCTGGTGCCAGTTATTCTCGGAGCCGGCCGGCGGCTCCGACGTCGCGGGGCTTCGCACCCGCGCGGAAAAGAAGGACGATAACTGGATCGTCAATGGCCAGAAGATCTGGACCTCGGGCGCGCATTATTCCGACTACGGCCTTCTGATCACGCGGACCGATCCCAATGTGCCGAAGCACAAGGGCCTGACGATGTTCTTCCTCGACATGAAGAGCAAAGGCGTCGAAGTGCGGCCGATCAAGCAGGCCAACGGCATGCAGGAATTCAACGAGGTCTATTTCACCGACGTCGTGATCCCCGATCATCAGCGGCTCGGCGCGGTCGGAGACGGCTGGAACGTGTCGCTGACCACCTTGATGAACGAGCGCATGTCGATCGGCTCGCGGCTGGCGACCGGCTTTCCCGAAATGTTCGAGTTCTGCTCGAACCTGATGACGGATGACGGGCTCGCAATCGACGATCCCGCCACGCGCTCGAAACTCGCGAGCTGGGCGGTGAAGGCGAGCGGGCTGAAATACACCAGCTACCGCGCGATCTCGGCGCTGTCCAAGGGCGAGCGGCCCGGACCGGAGAACTCGATCGGCAAGCTGGTCTCCGGCATGATGCTGCAGGACATCGCGACCTATGCGATGGATTTGCAAGGCGCGGCCGGCGCACTCACCGGGGACGCCGAAGAGGAAGCGCGCGGCCAGTTCCAGCAGATGCTGCTGAGCTCGCCCTCGATGCGCATCGCCGGCGGTACCGACGAGATCCTGCGCAACATCATCGCCGAGCGCGTGCTGGGTCTGCCCGGCGATATCCGCGTCGACAAGGACGTGCCGTTCAACAAGATCCCGACCAAGGGAAGAGGTTAG
- a CDS encoding acyl-CoA dehydrogenase — MNFDDTPQEAAFRAEARAWIGANAPKQYEEELRKSSLGRTQLTGANILEVAKAWQKKKADAGWACLHWPKEYGGRGSTPIERVIWQQEEGPFGKLSGMFIIGHGMCGPTMMAFAGEEQKRKYLPPLASGEKVWCQLFSEPAGGSDVAGLRTRAEKNGDDWIINGQKIWTSGAHYSDYGILLTRTDPNVAKHKGLTMFFLDMKSPGVEVRPIKQASGQSDFNEVYFTDVKIPDSQRLGAVNDGWNVSLTTLMNERMSIGAGVSTGFPELFEFCNSLMLEDGPAIEDRGVRSKLANWAVKASGLKYTSMRAISALSKGDRPGPENSIGKLVAGSMVQDVAMYALDLQGAAGVLSGPEDAEVAGKFQAMLLRAPGTRVEGGTDEIMRNIIAERVLGLPGDIRVDKDVPFNKIPTKGRA; from the coding sequence ATGAACTTCGATGACACCCCGCAGGAAGCCGCGTTTCGCGCCGAGGCCAGGGCATGGATCGGCGCCAACGCGCCGAAGCAATATGAGGAGGAGCTGCGCAAATCCTCGCTCGGCCGCACCCAGCTCACGGGCGCCAACATCCTCGAGGTGGCAAAGGCCTGGCAAAAGAAGAAGGCCGATGCCGGCTGGGCTTGCCTGCACTGGCCGAAGGAATATGGCGGCCGCGGTTCGACGCCGATCGAACGCGTGATCTGGCAGCAGGAAGAGGGCCCGTTCGGCAAGCTCTCGGGCATGTTCATCATCGGCCACGGCATGTGCGGCCCGACCATGATGGCGTTTGCCGGCGAGGAGCAGAAACGCAAATATCTGCCGCCGCTGGCGTCCGGCGAAAAGGTCTGGTGCCAGCTGTTCTCCGAACCCGCCGGAGGTTCCGACGTTGCAGGCCTGCGCACCCGCGCGGAGAAGAACGGCGACGACTGGATCATCAACGGCCAAAAAATCTGGACCTCGGGCGCGCATTATTCCGACTACGGCATCCTGCTCACCCGCACCGATCCCAACGTCGCCAAGCACAAGGGCCTCACCATGTTCTTCCTCGACATGAAGAGCCCGGGCGTCGAGGTCCGGCCGATCAAGCAGGCCAGCGGCCAGTCGGACTTCAACGAGGTCTACTTCACCGATGTGAAGATCCCGGACTCGCAGCGGCTCGGCGCCGTCAATGACGGCTGGAACGTGTCACTGACCACGCTGATGAACGAGCGCATGTCGATCGGCGCCGGCGTCTCTACGGGGTTTCCGGAATTGTTCGAATTCTGCAACAGCCTGATGCTGGAGGACGGCCCGGCGATCGAAGACCGCGGCGTGCGCTCAAAGCTCGCCAACTGGGCGGTGAAGGCGAGCGGACTGAAATACACCAGCATGCGCGCGATCTCGGCGCTGTCGAAGGGCGACCGACCGGGACCGGAAAACTCAATCGGCAAGCTGGTGGCGGGCTCGATGGTGCAGGACGTCGCGATGTACGCGCTCGACCTGCAGGGCGCCGCCGGCGTGCTGAGCGGCCCGGAGGACGCGGAAGTCGCCGGCAAATTCCAGGCGATGCTGCTGCGCGCGCCGGGCACCCGTGTCGAGGGTGGCACCGACGAGATCATGCGCAACATCATTGCCGAGCGCGTGCTCGGCCTGCCCGGCGATATCAGGGTCGACAAGGACGTGCCGTTCAACAAGATACCCACCAAGGGAAGAGCGTAG